The following DNA comes from cyanobiont of Ornithocercus magnificus.
AAGGGGATGTTTCCTTATTTGCAACAGCCAATTACGTGCGGCTAGCCCTACAGCAGCGCTACCCTAACTGTTCTGTGCGTTTAATTCCCGGAATCATGGCCGTTACAGCAGCAGCAGCAGCGGCACCGTGGCCCCTTGCCTTTCAGCATGAAGGACTGCTCATACGTCCCTGTCCAGATAGGCGCGAAGAGTTTATACAGCTACTGTCACAAGCAAGGGTAAACGAAACAGCATTAGCCCTGTTGAAGCTGGGTCAACGTTGGTCCTGGGTTCAACCACTACTACAAGAGTATGGACTGTTATCGAACTGCTTATTTGCTGAGCGCATAGGATGGCCCGATCAAGTCTTGAAACGAGCAGATTGCATACCACCTGGACCTAGACCTTACTTTTCATTGCTTCTAGTCCGTCAAAGTTGCTCTGTTCTGTTACCTGAAAAAGTGACTTCAGATTGCTGCTCTGCAGCAACAAGTTAGCACTTAAGTTCTCACATAAACCTAATCGGTATCTTACGATGTCTGTTTTCGACTGTATTGATTGCAGTTTATCTAGTAAGCATATCCAACTTAGTACAGACTCCTAGCTCATAGTTACAGGATGTGTACCGAAATTTAGAGTTGCCGTAAGACCATGCTTAGAAACAGATTGCATATTTACTAAACTAAACTTAGGTAGGTACTCAAGTAAAGTTTAAAAACTATGTAAGCTTAGAAGTATAGAGTTGTGTGTTAGTCAGAGTTAACAGACTGGCTTTATGAGCTGCTCCTATAGCCAGCCTGATGGTTAAATCTGACATCGGTACCAGCAATCACCAAAGTTACAAGTAAATTTACCTGAGTAGTTGTACTTTAGCTGACTACTCCTAGCAAAAATTTACCTCTTAGGTTTAGCTGTAGATAGTTCAGCGCTCAAGTAATTACTCTACACACACCAATGTGCGGATATAGGTTTTGCCTACCAGGTTAGGTGGTGATGTGTAGCTAGAGATAGCAGCCAATAACACTCGGACCTATTTTTCTTAATCTGTGCCCAGATCTTATTCTGAGGTTTTATCCAGGCATCTAGGGGTTTTCCCTAATTTCTGCAGGATTCAGGATATTATAAGATTTTCTGTGGCACTTCCAGTCATAGTTGTAATTGGTCGCCCCAATGTTGGTAAGTCTACGCTAGCCAACCGCCTCTGCAATAGCCGTGAGGCTATTGTCCATAACAGACCTGGTATCACACGCGATCGCAACTACCAAGATGGCTTCTGGAAAGATCGTAGCTTTCGCGTGGTTGACACTGGAGGTCTCATCTTCGATGATGATACTGAGTTTCTGCCAGAAATACGAATACAGGCTAATGCTGCTCTAGCCGAGGCAGCTGTAGCACTAGTAGTTGTTGATGGACAACAAGGAGTAACTGCTGCCGATGAAGCTATTGCTAACTGGCTGCGAATCCAAACTCATCCTATCCTTCTTGCTGTAAATAAGTGTGAATCTCCCCAGCAAGGTCTAGCAATGGCCGCAGAATTTTGGGGTCTTGGCCTTGGCGAACCTCATGCCATCTCGGCCATACATGGTGCAGGCACTGGTGATTTGATGGACAAAGTTCTCGAACTTCTACCCCAAGATTCTGAGGGTCAAGAAGTCGAAGAGCCAATCCAGCTAGCAATTGTTGGCCGTCCTAATGTCGGCAAGTCGAGTCTGCTAAATGCCATCTGTGGCGAGATACGTGCCATTGTCAGTCCAATTCGTGGCACCACTCGTGACACAATTGATACCTATCTCAAACGTGAGGGCTACTCTTGGCGACTCCTTGATACTGCTGGTATACACCGCCGCCGTAGCGTTAAATATGGACCAGAGTTTTTCGGGATTAGCCGCAGTTTCAAAGCCATTGAGCGCAGTGACATATGTATACTTGTTATTGATGCACTTGACGGCATCACTGACCAGGACCAGCGGCTTGCTGGTCGCATCGAGAGTAGAGGGCGTGCCTGTGTTGTAGTAATTAATAAATGGGACGTTGTCAGAAAAGACAGCTATACTATGAAAACTATGGAAAAAGAGCTTAGGGCCAAGCTCTATTTCCTTGACTGGAGCTCAATGCTATTTGCCTCAGCAATTACCAAGCAGCGAGTGAATAGTATCTTCCCACTAGCAATTCAAGCTGTGGAGCAGCACCGCCGCCGTGTGAGTACCTCTGTTGTCAATGAAGTACTTAAAGAAGCATTGCGCTGGCGTAATCCTCCTGCAACACACGGTGGCCGCCAAGGCCGGCTTTATTACGGAACGCAAGTAGCAAGCCGTCCTCCAAGCTTTACACTATTTGTCAATGATCCGAAGTTATTCGGAGATACATACAGACGCTATGTCGAGCGGCAACTACGTGAGGGTCTTGGCTTTAAAGGTACTCCCTTAAGACTATTCTGGCGTGGTAAGCGACAGCGTGATGCCGAGCGTGACCTAGCCCGGTAGCAAAAATCCAAAGACTGAATTTACTCCATGAATTGGCTGCAGCAGATACCTATTGGACAATATGTTGTTGGCAACACTAGCTGGTTGCTGCAGCTAGATCCCCGGCTAAAATTAGTTTGGGTGCTGATGTTTCTAGTTACCCCAATACTTGCAGGGCCTATCTGGCGCTTGAGCCTTGTTATTGCTCTGCTATTGATCACACTTGCAAGCGGGTTACCGAAGCGAATCTGGTGGCGATCATTGTCACTGCTGTTACTATTAGCACTTGCTATCGGTTGTTTGTCTTTAACACTTCCTATAGGAGAACCAACAGCAAGCCTGAATCTACGTCCCTTGGATGAGCTTACTGGGAGCATCGATGTTGATGATGGCATGTCTTGGGAGTTACTACGCTTAGGGCCACTCCGCATATATTCTTTCAGTCTTGGTCCTTTGAGTATTAATCGCCGCTCTGCCGAACTAGCTCTCAAAAGTGCCACACTAACTGTTACATTAGTACATAGTGTGAACTTGATGTTACTTACCACACCAGCAGAAACATTGGTCTGGGTTCTGAGCTGGCTATTAACCCCGCTAACTT
Coding sequences within:
- a CDS encoding precorrin-2 C(20)-methyltransferase, translated to MTTISVSDPQQSGQLSIVGVGPGDPELITLAAYRAIANADVVAYPVAHAGGDGIAVTIAGCYLNPRQCLLPLHFPMLREDKPRLQAWNLAADILATAVRRSCRVVLLCEGDVSLFATANYVRLALQQRYPNCSVRLIPGIMAVTAAAAAAPWPLAFQHEGLLIRPCPDRREEFIQLLSQARVNETALALLKLGQRWSWVQPLLQEYGLLSNCLFAERIGWPDQVLKRADCIPPGPRPYFSLLLVRQSCSVLLPEKVTSDCCSAATS
- a CDS encoding ribosome biogenesis GTPase Der; amino-acid sequence: MALPVIVVIGRPNVGKSTLANRLCNSREAIVHNRPGITRDRNYQDGFWKDRSFRVVDTGGLIFDDDTEFLPEIRIQANAALAEAAVALVVVDGQQGVTAADEAIANWLRIQTHPILLAVNKCESPQQGLAMAAEFWGLGLGEPHAISAIHGAGTGDLMDKVLELLPQDSEGQEVEEPIQLAIVGRPNVGKSSLLNAICGEIRAIVSPIRGTTRDTIDTYLKREGYSWRLLDTAGIHRRRSVKYGPEFFGISRSFKAIERSDICILVIDALDGITDQDQRLAGRIESRGRACVVVINKWDVVRKDSYTMKTMEKELRAKLYFLDWSSMLFASAITKQRVNSIFPLAIQAVEQHRRRVSTSVVNEVLKEALRWRNPPATHGGRQGRLYYGTQVASRPPSFTLFVNDPKLFGDTYRRYVERQLREGLGFKGTPLRLFWRGKRQRDAERDLAR
- a CDS encoding cobalt ABC transporter permease translates to MNWLQQIPIGQYVVGNTSWLLQLDPRLKLVWVLMFLVTPILAGPIWRLSLVIALLLITLASGLPKRIWWRSLSLLLLLALAIGCLSLTLPIGEPTASLNLRPLDELTGSIDVDDGMSWELLRLGPLRIYSFSLGPLSINRRSAELALKSATLTVTLVHSVNLMLLTTPAETLVWVLSWLLTPLTLLGLPVDRLSFQFLVALRFLPLVQEELQNLLRSLASRAVSPRNLGMKGSFSLLLTIGERFLTNILLRAEQGAEALLARSGNLLPRVDLRPDILRHGWRSWLNWVAAIALLVILGLRSKYGEL